One Echinicola strongylocentroti DNA window includes the following coding sequences:
- a CDS encoding cytochrome c oxidase subunit 3, whose product MITKAEKLHPYQLLVYLGMIGSSIVFVFLAVAFLLTFIQDNTLKTHHLPWPFWLSTALLLSGNIWVRRLNYYLKIDASLLLKKALWSIFLVGIVFVGFQVWGWIELDRQDLLFTGIPSGSYLYVLTGIHIVHLLGAVIFVLMMIYEVHQVVVNPIKELVFRNNPYVGMRIKLFVLYWYFVEIVWLVLLLLFALAF is encoded by the coding sequence ATGATCACGAAAGCTGAAAAACTTCATCCTTACCAGCTGTTGGTTTACTTGGGCATGATTGGTAGTAGTATTGTTTTTGTTTTTTTAGCAGTAGCATTTTTACTGACGTTCATACAAGATAACACACTAAAGACACATCATCTTCCGTGGCCGTTTTGGCTAAGTACAGCGCTGCTTCTGAGTGGTAATATATGGGTTAGAAGACTAAATTATTATTTAAAAATCGACGCTTCGTTGTTGTTAAAGAAGGCACTTTGGTCGATTTTTCTCGTTGGGATTGTATTTGTGGGTTTTCAAGTATGGGGATGGATAGAGCTGGATCGACAGGATCTTTTGTTTACCGGGATTCCCAGTGGTAGTTACTTGTACGTCCTTACGGGCATCCATATTGTCCATCTGCTGGGTGCTGTGATTTTTGTTTTGATGATGATTTATGAAGTCCACCAAGTGGTGGTCAATCCTATAAAGGAGCTTGTTTTTAGAAACAACCCTTACGTGGGCATGAGGATAAAGCTATTTGTTCTGTACTGGTATTTTGTAGAAATCGTCTGGCTGGTGTTACTTTTACTATTTGCCTTGGCTTTTTAA
- the mfd gene encoding transcription-repair coupling factor, with amino-acid sequence MEKKAFLTLYEQDSYIKTVAKAVQAAAGSNFAFKGISGSMDMVLLAAFINLRSSSHLIIAHDKEEAAYLASDLSSLLDKVEPHVFPSSYKRPYQHEEVDNANVLLRAEILNKVLSKENDMEVIVSYPEALCEKVVNKKSLQENTFTAKVGEKVDMEFIAELLSTYDFEKTDFVYEPGQFAIRGGILDVFSFANESPYRIELFGKEIESIRTFDTESQLSKEELDHISIIPNVQTKLMQEVRQSFTDFMPTETCVWIKDLQFTMDMLDNAFEKANQHFEKIVDQTGSKHLVLKPENLFDDGAAFLQSLDPLTKIEFGNQYHLPTSQSFDFDIKPQPSFNKNFDLLVENLVDNERKGLLNIICSESEKQVERLQNIFQELDPTLKVQSLPVSIREGFIDQSVMIACYTDHQIFERYHRYKSSKKASKTKALTLKELKTLQAGDYVVHVDYGVGRFAGLEKVEINGNFQEAVRLIFRDDDLLYVNIHSLHKISKYAGQESTMPTMSKLGSPEWDNKKKKVKRKVKDIAKDLIALYAKRRNAHGHQYAPDSVLQVELESSFIFEDTPDQAVATGDVKIDMEKPYPMDRLVCGDVGFGKTEVAIRAAFKAINDRKQVAVLVPTTILAMQHYRTFKERLEGFPVKVDYINRFRTTKEVKEITKQVTSGEIDILVGTHRIVNKDIQFKDLGLLIIDEEQKFGVKVKDQLKELRVNVDVLTLTATPIPRTLHFSLMGARDLSVIATPPPNRQPVTTEIHTFEEEVIRDAVARELQRGGQVFFVHNRVGEIDSIANLIMRLVPDAKVAGAHGQMDGKQLEKVMVRFIEGEFDVLVSTNIIESGLDIPNANTIIINRAHMFGLSDLHQMRGRVGRSNKKAYCYLLTSPMSGLSAEARKRLQTLEEFSDLGDGFKVAMRDLDIRGAGNLLGAEQSGFITDLGFEMYHKILDEAVQELKENEFASLFEVDLKEKVKVLVQDCVIETDMELLIPEDYVSNISERLNLYSKLDNIKTEEELEKFAHSVLDRFGPIPEVVKDLFETVRLRWFAERLGFEKLILKNDQMKCYFVPSTRESYFKSDVFGKIIQFIQSHGKYCKIKEHKNRLILTIGGIKSVDKAKQWLSEMST; translated from the coding sequence TTGGAAAAGAAAGCATTTCTCACCCTTTACGAGCAAGACTCCTATATCAAAACAGTGGCCAAGGCCGTTCAGGCTGCTGCTGGCAGCAATTTTGCTTTTAAGGGCATTTCAGGCAGCATGGACATGGTCCTATTGGCTGCCTTTATAAATCTCCGCAGCAGTAGCCACCTGATCATCGCGCACGACAAAGAAGAAGCCGCCTATCTGGCGAGTGACCTCAGTAGCCTCTTGGACAAGGTGGAGCCGCACGTGTTCCCATCTTCTTATAAGCGCCCCTATCAGCATGAAGAAGTAGACAATGCCAATGTATTGCTGCGCGCAGAAATCCTGAACAAAGTGCTCTCCAAGGAAAACGACATGGAGGTTATCGTGTCCTATCCAGAGGCACTTTGCGAAAAAGTCGTCAATAAAAAATCCCTCCAAGAAAACACCTTTACCGCTAAGGTAGGCGAGAAAGTGGATATGGAGTTTATTGCCGAACTGCTGAGCACTTATGACTTCGAAAAAACGGATTTTGTATACGAGCCTGGCCAATTTGCCATACGCGGGGGCATTCTCGATGTATTCTCCTTCGCCAATGAATCCCCTTACCGCATAGAGCTCTTTGGCAAAGAAATAGAGAGTATCAGGACTTTTGACACGGAGAGCCAACTATCCAAGGAAGAGCTCGACCACATCAGCATTATTCCCAATGTACAGACCAAACTGATGCAGGAGGTGCGGCAATCCTTCACGGACTTCATGCCAACAGAAACCTGTGTATGGATCAAGGATCTCCAGTTCACCATGGACATGCTGGACAATGCTTTCGAAAAAGCCAACCAGCATTTTGAAAAAATCGTCGATCAGACCGGCAGCAAGCACCTGGTGCTCAAACCGGAAAACCTTTTTGATGATGGTGCGGCATTCTTGCAGTCCCTTGATCCCTTGACCAAAATTGAATTTGGCAATCAGTATCATCTACCGACATCCCAGTCGTTCGATTTTGACATTAAACCCCAACCCTCATTCAACAAAAACTTTGACCTCTTGGTCGAAAACTTGGTGGACAACGAACGTAAGGGTTTACTGAACATTATTTGTTCGGAAAGTGAAAAGCAGGTGGAGCGGCTACAGAACATTTTTCAGGAGCTGGACCCTACACTAAAAGTCCAATCTCTGCCCGTAAGCATCAGAGAAGGTTTTATAGACCAATCGGTGATGATTGCTTGCTATACCGATCACCAGATTTTTGAGCGGTACCATCGGTACAAAAGCTCCAAAAAAGCCAGCAAGACCAAAGCACTCACGCTTAAGGAGCTCAAAACCCTTCAAGCGGGAGATTATGTCGTCCATGTGGATTACGGCGTGGGCAGATTTGCCGGACTCGAAAAGGTGGAAATCAACGGCAACTTCCAAGAAGCAGTACGATTGATCTTCAGGGACGACGATCTCCTCTATGTCAACATCCATTCACTGCACAAGATATCCAAATACGCTGGTCAAGAAAGCACCATGCCTACCATGTCTAAATTGGGCTCGCCCGAGTGGGACAACAAAAAGAAAAAGGTAAAGCGCAAAGTCAAGGACATTGCCAAAGACCTCATTGCACTATACGCTAAAAGAAGAAATGCCCATGGACACCAATATGCTCCTGACAGTGTCTTACAGGTGGAGCTGGAGAGCTCATTTATCTTTGAAGACACTCCAGATCAGGCAGTAGCTACCGGCGACGTGAAGATCGACATGGAAAAACCTTACCCGATGGACAGACTCGTCTGTGGAGATGTTGGTTTTGGCAAAACTGAGGTGGCCATCCGTGCAGCTTTCAAGGCCATTAACGACCGCAAGCAGGTCGCCGTGCTTGTGCCTACCACCATTCTGGCCATGCAGCATTATCGGACCTTCAAAGAACGCTTGGAAGGGTTTCCCGTTAAAGTGGACTATATCAACCGCTTCCGTACGACCAAGGAAGTCAAGGAAATCACCAAGCAGGTCACCTCTGGAGAAATTGATATCCTTGTCGGCACACACCGTATCGTGAATAAAGATATTCAGTTTAAAGATCTGGGACTGCTCATCATCGATGAGGAACAAAAATTTGGCGTAAAAGTAAAAGATCAGTTAAAAGAACTACGTGTCAATGTGGACGTACTTACCTTGACCGCAACGCCGATCCCCAGGACCTTGCACTTTTCGCTTATGGGAGCACGTGACCTTTCTGTGATCGCCACTCCTCCGCCTAATAGGCAGCCAGTAACAACGGAAATCCACACGTTTGAGGAAGAAGTCATCCGTGATGCAGTTGCCAGAGAGCTTCAGCGAGGCGGGCAGGTGTTCTTCGTCCATAACAGGGTCGGAGAGATTGACTCCATCGCTAATCTCATCATGCGCTTGGTGCCAGATGCCAAAGTGGCCGGAGCACATGGACAGATGGATGGCAAACAACTCGAAAAAGTAATGGTGAGGTTTATCGAAGGAGAATTTGACGTACTGGTATCTACCAATATCATCGAGTCCGGACTCGACATTCCCAATGCCAACACCATTATCATCAACAGGGCGCACATGTTTGGCCTCAGTGATCTCCACCAAATGCGTGGAAGAGTCGGAAGGAGTAACAAGAAAGCCTACTGTTACCTCTTGACTTCTCCGATGTCCGGTCTTTCTGCGGAAGCAAGGAAGCGGCTCCAGACCTTGGAAGAGTTTTCCGATTTGGGCGACGGCTTCAAGGTAGCCATGAGAGACCTGGATATCCGTGGAGCGGGAAATCTCCTTGGCGCCGAGCAGAGTGGTTTTATCACGGATCTGGGTTTTGAAATGTACCACAAAATCCTAGATGAAGCGGTCCAAGAACTCAAAGAAAATGAGTTTGCCAGCCTTTTTGAAGTGGACTTGAAAGAGAAAGTAAAAGTATTGGTGCAGGATTGTGTGATCGAAACAGACATGGAATTATTGATCCCCGAAGACTACGTCTCCAATATATCAGAGCGGCTTAATCTCTATTCAAAATTGGACAATATCAAAACAGAAGAAGAATTGGAGAAGTTTGCCCATTCGGTATTAGATCGCTTTGGCCCCATTCCCGAAGTGGTAAAGGACCTGTTCGAAACAGTCCGTTTACGCTGGTTTGCGGAACGCTTGGGCTTCGAAAAGCTTATATTGAAGAACGATCAGATGAAATGCTACTTTGTACCAAGCACTAGGGAAAGCTACTTTAAATCCGATGTTTTTGGAAAAATCATCCAATTTATACAAAGTCATGGCAAGTACTGTAAAATAAAAGAACATAAAAATCGTTTAATTCTTACCATTGGTGGCATAAAATCCGTAGATAAAGCCAAGCAATGGCTCAGCGAAATGAGCACTTAA
- the gldJ gene encoding gliding motility lipoprotein GldJ, translating into MVKSNKNMNYVFAAFLMLSMTFMASCSKNNGPTYGRRTAGSPGKISAATGADFNFDQEDTTQFTVVKLKDPVVGPKLKYIQGGRAVLGTQEQDVMAFRDNAERTVTIASFYMDETEVTNLDYKEFLFNMRSRTSADSVKRLEPREDVWTESLSYNDVYSTYYFRHPGFNFYPVAGVTWEQANAYCDWRTIYVNEIYREKEGLDSTMSKNLLIERGVVLPSYRLPNEAEWEYAAKAMIGTQYLDENQENGRIYPWDGRGVRNPYDVKRKGRQGDMLANFKRGRGDYAGIAGGVSNDGDIIPANVYEYPPNDFGLYNMSGNMNEWVEDVYRPLSYQDFEDLNPLRRDGTNDNEEAYRTTLIDDNYRVYKGGSWRDVAYWLSPGTRRFMHQDSATNHIGFRCAMISVGADDM; encoded by the coding sequence ATGGTGAAAAGCAACAAAAATATGAATTATGTTTTTGCAGCATTTTTAATGCTGTCAATGACATTTATGGCCTCATGTTCGAAGAACAACGGCCCCACCTACGGAAGAAGAACCGCAGGTAGCCCCGGAAAGATCAGTGCAGCGACTGGTGCAGATTTTAATTTTGACCAAGAAGACACCACTCAGTTTACAGTAGTCAAATTAAAAGATCCCGTAGTGGGTCCCAAACTGAAATATATTCAGGGTGGTCGTGCCGTTCTGGGCACCCAAGAACAAGACGTCATGGCTTTTCGTGACAATGCAGAAAGAACGGTAACCATCGCTTCTTTTTACATGGACGAAACTGAAGTGACCAACTTGGACTATAAGGAGTTTCTGTTTAACATGAGAAGCCGGACCAGTGCTGACTCCGTGAAGCGCCTGGAGCCAAGAGAAGACGTATGGACAGAATCACTCTCCTACAATGACGTTTACTCGACCTATTACTTTAGGCACCCTGGATTTAATTTCTACCCTGTAGCCGGTGTCACTTGGGAACAAGCCAATGCCTACTGTGATTGGAGAACCATATACGTCAACGAGATTTATCGTGAGAAAGAAGGGCTCGACTCTACTATGAGCAAAAACCTGCTCATCGAACGTGGAGTGGTACTGCCAAGCTACCGCCTGCCTAATGAAGCAGAGTGGGAATATGCCGCCAAGGCCATGATCGGCACCCAATACTTGGACGAAAACCAAGAAAACGGCCGAATTTACCCATGGGATGGTCGTGGAGTGAGAAATCCCTATGATGTAAAGCGAAAAGGCCGTCAAGGTGACATGCTCGCCAACTTCAAAAGGGGACGTGGTGATTATGCGGGTATTGCAGGAGGCGTTTCCAATGACGGAGACATCATTCCTGCCAACGTATACGAATATCCACCCAATGACTTTGGCCTTTATAATATGTCAGGAAATATGAACGAATGGGTAGAAGACGTCTATAGACCTCTTTCTTACCAAGACTTCGAAGACTTGAACCCCCTCAGAAGAGACGGCACCAATGATAATGAAGAAGCTTACCGTACTACTTTGATCGACGACAACTATCGTGTGTATAAAGGTGGAAGCTGGAGAGATGTTGCCTATTGGCTGTCTCCAGGGACCCGACGGTTTATGCACCAAGATTCTGCCACGAACCACATAGGCTTTAGATGTGCCATGATTTCGGTTGGTGCTGACGATATGTAA
- a CDS encoding S9 family peptidase — protein MNLNFRNPSRFMCLLGLAFLFGTATAQEKTGYKTPPQAIQELVNAPVTPSVYFSKQGDVMLILERPGYKTLKEVSQPELRIGGIRINPKTNGPSRSSSYSGIKVKEVKSGQETAISGLPDNPKISGLSWSDDEQYLAFGLVEDDGISLWVADLSTKTAKQITDNIVNDAYGTAFTWLPDNSLLVKTINPARGTMPEKPQVPSSPIIQSTSGNAAPSRTYQDLLENEYDEQLFAYFMDTQLMIVDLDGSTKPLGNPAMIKSMDISPDGQYVLVEAIQRPFSYLVPAYRFPYNVEAWPIDGSEKITIAEIPLDEVRPTGFDATVTGPRSVNWRNDVPATLYWAEAQDGGDPRVDIKERDIVYTLEAPFTGEKLKLTSTSLRYSSIDWSDKEFAVLNERWFDTRQEKRSLINPSRPGEQKKTFIERSYSDIYNDPGDPVMTTNELGEYVLLRNGSRLFMTSEGGSPEGSMPFLSTYDVSSGEQEIIWRCQAPYYEQVVKVLDDKGHSFITRKQSTDIQPNYWLVNTKRRIAPIQLTTFEDPYPSLKGIQKELVTYTRNDGLNLSATIYTPAGYDPEKDGSLPVLMWAYPREYKSKEVAAQVRGSKYEFTRLYWGTPLYWITQGYAIMDRTEMPIVGEGDQEPNDFFIEQLVANAEAAIDYIVDRGIGDRDRIAVGGHSYGAFMTANLLSHSNLYAAGIARSGAYNRTLTPFGFQYEQRTYWEAPEVYYNMSPFMHADKVKTPILLIHGEADNNSGTFPIQSERYYNALKGHGATARLVFLPNESHGYAAQESIMHTLYEMNEWLDKWVKNKGE, from the coding sequence ATGAACCTAAATTTTCGAAACCCAAGTCGCTTTATGTGCTTATTGGGCTTGGCCTTTCTATTTGGAACTGCCACGGCCCAAGAAAAAACCGGGTACAAAACCCCGCCCCAGGCTATTCAGGAACTGGTAAATGCCCCCGTGACCCCATCTGTATACTTCAGTAAACAGGGGGACGTCATGTTGATACTGGAAAGACCTGGATACAAGACCCTCAAAGAGGTGTCACAACCAGAACTGCGGATCGGAGGCATCCGCATCAACCCCAAGACCAACGGCCCAAGCCGCTCCTCTTCCTACAGCGGCATCAAGGTAAAAGAGGTCAAATCAGGCCAAGAAACAGCTATTTCGGGTTTGCCCGACAATCCTAAGATTAGCGGGCTTAGCTGGTCTGACGATGAGCAGTATTTGGCCTTTGGCTTAGTGGAAGATGATGGTATCAGCCTATGGGTCGCTGACCTATCCACCAAAACCGCCAAGCAAATAACCGATAATATTGTCAATGATGCCTATGGCACCGCTTTTACTTGGTTACCGGACAATTCGCTTTTGGTGAAGACTATCAATCCGGCCCGTGGGACTATGCCCGAAAAACCACAGGTTCCCTCGAGCCCAATCATCCAATCAACTTCCGGAAATGCCGCACCAAGTAGAACGTACCAAGACCTTCTTGAAAACGAATACGATGAGCAGCTTTTTGCCTATTTCATGGACACTCAGTTGATGATCGTCGATTTGGACGGAAGCACCAAGCCACTAGGAAACCCGGCCATGATCAAATCCATGGACATTTCGCCTGATGGACAATATGTTCTCGTAGAAGCGATTCAACGCCCTTTCTCTTATTTGGTCCCTGCTTACAGATTTCCCTACAATGTAGAAGCTTGGCCTATAGACGGCTCAGAGAAGATTACGATAGCAGAAATCCCACTGGATGAGGTAAGACCTACAGGGTTCGATGCGACAGTGACCGGCCCTAGGTCCGTAAACTGGCGAAACGATGTACCTGCTACCCTCTATTGGGCAGAGGCCCAAGATGGAGGCGATCCAAGAGTAGACATTAAGGAACGCGACATTGTGTACACACTCGAAGCTCCTTTTACAGGTGAAAAACTAAAACTGACTTCCACTAGTTTAAGGTACTCAAGTATTGACTGGTCTGATAAAGAATTTGCAGTACTCAATGAACGGTGGTTTGACACACGTCAGGAAAAACGCTCCCTTATCAATCCTTCCCGTCCAGGTGAGCAGAAAAAAACATTTATCGAAAGAAGCTACTCGGACATCTATAACGATCCAGGAGATCCGGTAATGACGACGAATGAACTGGGAGAATATGTACTTCTCAGAAATGGGAGCCGACTCTTTATGACCAGTGAAGGTGGTTCTCCCGAAGGGAGCATGCCTTTCCTCAGCACCTACGATGTGAGCTCAGGAGAACAGGAGATTATCTGGAGATGCCAAGCTCCTTACTACGAGCAAGTCGTAAAAGTACTGGATGACAAGGGACACAGCTTCATCACCAGAAAGCAAAGTACCGACATCCAGCCCAATTACTGGTTGGTCAACACAAAAAGACGAATCGCTCCCATTCAGTTGACGACATTCGAAGATCCCTATCCATCTCTTAAAGGAATACAAAAAGAACTGGTCACTTACACCAGAAATGATGGGCTTAACCTGTCTGCTACCATCTACACCCCGGCAGGGTATGACCCTGAAAAAGACGGTAGCCTACCTGTCCTGATGTGGGCCTACCCTAGGGAATATAAGTCCAAAGAAGTAGCCGCTCAGGTAAGAGGATCCAAATATGAGTTTACCAGGCTATATTGGGGTACTCCGCTCTATTGGATCACCCAAGGGTATGCCATTATGGACCGGACCGAAATGCCCATTGTCGGTGAAGGAGATCAGGAACCCAACGACTTCTTTATCGAACAACTGGTAGCAAATGCTGAAGCAGCTATAGACTATATCGTGGACCGCGGCATTGGTGACAGGGATAGAATAGCAGTAGGAGGCCATTCTTACGGGGCTTTTATGACAGCCAATTTACTTTCCCACAGTAACCTATACGCCGCAGGTATCGCCAGAAGTGGTGCCTATAACCGTACACTTACACCATTTGGGTTTCAATACGAGCAACGTACTTATTGGGAAGCTCCTGAAGTCTATTATAATATGTCTCCATTCATGCATGCGGACAAGGTAAAAACCCCCATCTTGCTGATCCATGGAGAAGCCGACAATAATTCCGGTACATTCCCCATCCAGTCAGAGCGATATTACAATGCTTTGAAAGGACATGGCGCCACGGCCAGATTAGTATTCTTGCCTAATGAAAGCCACGGCTATGCGGCACAAGAGTCTATCATGCACACCTTGTACGAAATGAACGAATGGCTAGACAAATGGGTAAAGAACAAAGGTGAGTAA
- a CDS encoding YCF48-related protein, producing MKKHLLLFFFSLALSSSVVAQSWKRTSSWGNELTDIHWVNEDVAFASGDRIMLKSIDGGSSWSEMPVPTEARLLSVDFFDHQNGAMAGEGGTLLTTHNGGLSWQTLDLGISEDLLTVYYHSAASMWITGTSGTLRYSADNGSTWTSIDLATSADINSLYFTNQSTGYLTTSTGEIQKTTDGGQSWQPLSAPVSTSLNSLYFTNDTTGYAVGNGGVILKTIDAGTEWTSLQSGTNYHYRRVAFNRNDPDIGAIVGEQGTVLYTDNAGLTFSVRNSRTTERINGLDYKQSTNTVIAVAGAGTILSSTNSGSSWTALFSGTPKDFHSTDFVSDTRGYIAGKEAVILRTTNGGSSYADFSRPLAVDFNAIAFQSNAFGYVVGDDGTVLNTTNSGSAWTALNPATDKDLYGLHFFDVNEGYIVGQDGFIAKTENRGVNWSIINLGNQAYDAYAIGFFENGIGLIIGEEGLLLRNTGQDNWEKVPLGTSENLNGLTAINDSTAMIVGDNGKAFLSNDYGASWIAINTEANHHLQDVAFLDDKTGFVVGNKGLLLKTTDQGGTWELVDTQTFQDFHSLSFGHATTGYAVGDFGMVYQYSCEIPKSTGLIEGQDNICLSQQIYTLSHEDGNELTYEWRIDGGEILEGQGTDRIVVQWQNTGRNAVLVKSQNICGDGPTEALEVTVSTSPTQIEEIIGNGVACLEASAAYEVDSIPGMEYIWEASNGRIESGQGSAHVSVSWQATGAQTITSTPRNACGEGTATAKAINVIQAPAQPDAITGLVQVGLEEQPYEVTPVDGVNYQWRTDGGTILSGQGTHAVVINWEHEGDFPLEVIPTNACNEGQSQLLNINVNLITGIADEPEKPEIKIYPNPSSGNIHINVKGVGNIRAIRVIDPLGRYLRKIATEDGIFDFDIQNLPTGIWLVEVETSAGKTVDKVWIK from the coding sequence ATGAAGAAACACCTACTGCTGTTTTTTTTCTCCCTGGCCCTTTCGTCATCCGTGGTCGCCCAAAGCTGGAAAAGAACAAGCAGCTGGGGAAATGAGCTGACGGATATCCACTGGGTCAATGAGGATGTAGCCTTTGCTTCTGGAGACCGTATCATGCTTAAATCCATCGATGGTGGCAGTAGTTGGAGCGAAATGCCGGTACCCACGGAAGCACGATTGCTAAGTGTGGATTTCTTCGATCATCAAAACGGCGCTATGGCGGGAGAAGGGGGCACTCTTTTGACCACCCATAATGGTGGCCTGTCTTGGCAAACACTCGACCTAGGTATTTCGGAGGATTTGCTGACAGTATATTATCACTCAGCAGCAAGCATGTGGATAACAGGTACCTCGGGTACCTTACGCTACTCCGCTGATAACGGAAGCACCTGGACATCCATTGACCTAGCCACTTCTGCAGACATCAACTCCCTGTATTTTACCAACCAAAGCACAGGCTATCTGACCACCTCAACAGGTGAGATCCAAAAAACTACAGATGGGGGGCAATCTTGGCAACCCCTCTCCGCCCCAGTTAGCACTTCCCTTAACAGCCTCTATTTTACCAACGACACGACAGGCTATGCCGTGGGCAACGGCGGCGTGATCCTCAAGACAATAGACGCAGGTACTGAATGGACATCTCTGCAAAGCGGCACCAACTACCACTACCGGCGAGTGGCCTTTAACCGTAACGACCCAGACATTGGAGCCATTGTAGGAGAACAAGGAACAGTGCTCTATACCGACAATGCCGGTCTTACTTTTTCTGTTCGAAATAGCCGGACCACTGAACGGATCAACGGCCTGGACTATAAACAAAGTACCAACACGGTCATTGCTGTTGCAGGAGCGGGTACTATCTTAAGCTCAACCAACTCTGGCAGCTCTTGGACTGCGCTCTTTTCCGGCACACCAAAAGACTTTCATTCCACCGATTTTGTATCAGATACTCGTGGATACATTGCGGGTAAGGAAGCCGTCATTCTACGCACGACCAACGGTGGCAGTTCTTATGCTGACTTTTCACGGCCATTAGCGGTTGATTTTAATGCTATTGCCTTCCAGTCAAATGCATTTGGGTATGTAGTGGGTGATGACGGAACAGTATTGAATACCACCAATTCGGGAAGCGCCTGGACAGCTCTTAACCCTGCCACTGACAAAGACCTTTATGGGCTTCATTTTTTTGATGTCAACGAAGGGTACATCGTAGGACAGGATGGATTCATTGCCAAAACCGAAAACCGCGGGGTCAACTGGTCCATTATCAATCTTGGGAACCAAGCCTATGACGCCTATGCCATAGGTTTCTTTGAAAATGGGATTGGTCTTATCATTGGTGAAGAAGGCCTTCTTCTTAGAAATACTGGACAAGATAATTGGGAAAAGGTCCCTCTGGGCACTTCTGAAAACCTTAATGGCCTAACCGCCATAAATGATTCCACAGCTATGATAGTGGGCGATAACGGCAAAGCCTTCCTTTCCAATGACTATGGAGCCAGTTGGATTGCTATAAATACAGAGGCAAACCACCATCTACAAGACGTAGCTTTTCTGGATGACAAAACGGGCTTTGTCGTGGGGAACAAAGGATTGCTTCTAAAAACCACCGACCAAGGGGGCACTTGGGAACTAGTGGATACCCAAACCTTTCAGGATTTCCATTCCCTAAGCTTTGGACATGCGACGACAGGCTATGCTGTCGGTGATTTTGGAATGGTGTATCAGTACAGCTGCGAAATCCCAAAGTCAACAGGCCTCATCGAAGGGCAGGACAACATCTGTCTCAGCCAGCAAATCTACACCCTATCGCATGAAGACGGCAATGAACTTACTTATGAATGGCGCATAGATGGAGGCGAAATACTCGAAGGTCAAGGTACTGACAGGATCGTGGTCCAGTGGCAGAATACCGGAAGAAATGCCGTCTTGGTCAAAAGCCAAAATATCTGCGGTGATGGCCCCACCGAAGCACTGGAAGTCACCGTGTCCACCTCTCCAACCCAAATAGAAGAAATCATCGGAAATGGTGTCGCCTGCTTAGAAGCCAGCGCAGCTTATGAAGTAGACTCCATTCCTGGCATGGAGTACATTTGGGAAGCAAGCAATGGCCGTATCGAATCAGGTCAAGGTTCCGCTCATGTTTCCGTATCCTGGCAGGCCACCGGTGCACAAACGATCACATCCACTCCTAGAAATGCCTGTGGAGAAGGTACTGCCACCGCAAAAGCCATCAATGTCATCCAAGCACCTGCCCAGCCTGATGCCATCACCGGCTTGGTTCAAGTCGGGCTGGAAGAACAACCTTATGAAGTCACCCCAGTGGATGGGGTCAACTATCAATGGAGGACTGATGGAGGAACCATCCTCTCCGGTCAGGGTACCCACGCAGTGGTGATCAACTGGGAACACGAAGGAGATTTTCCGCTGGAAGTCATTCCTACCAATGCATGCAATGAGGGCCAAAGCCAACTGCTCAATATCAATGTGAACCTCATCACAGGAATAGCTGATGAACCCGAAAAACCGGAAATAAAAATCTACCCTAATCCTTCCAGTGGAAATATCCACATCAATGTCAAAGGCGTAGGAAATATCCGTGCGATAAGGGTCATCGACCCACTGGGTAGATATCTACGAAAAATAGCTACTGAAGACGGAATATTCGATTTTGATATACAAAACTTACCCACTGGTATTTGGCTAGTTGAGGTGGAAACTAGCGCTGGAAAGACAGTGGATAAAGTGTGGATAAAGTAA